The Alphaproteobacteria bacterium genome contains a region encoding:
- a CDS encoding 4-(cytidine 5'-diphospho)-2-C-methyl-D-erythritol kinase, which translates to MSAAAGELTEFAPAKVNLTLHVLGRRTDGYHEIDSLVAFAGIGDRLTFRPGQRLALAVSGPTGAAAGASDDNLVLKAARALAARVEGLRLGSFSLDKQLPVAAGLGGGSSDAAAALRLLAQANGLPLQDARLHAAAQASGADVPVCLEPRARMMRGIGEILSDPMTLPELAAVLVNPGVAVPTKDVFAALAAPALIGPPQPDEFIAIDTDAASLIPLLAGRRNDLQAPAIRKQPVIADVLRALVGAPNCLLARMSGSGATCFGLFGSSGTAEEAARRMQAAHPAWWVRATTLR; encoded by the coding sequence GTGTCAGCCGCTGCAGGCGAACTGACGGAGTTCGCTCCCGCCAAGGTCAATCTGACGCTGCATGTGCTCGGGCGGCGGACGGACGGCTATCATGAGATCGACAGCCTCGTTGCGTTCGCCGGCATCGGCGACCGGTTGACGTTTCGGCCCGGCCAGCGGCTCGCGCTTGCGGTGTCCGGGCCGACCGGCGCCGCGGCGGGGGCAAGCGACGACAACCTCGTGCTCAAGGCGGCGCGTGCGCTGGCCGCCCGTGTCGAGGGACTGCGACTCGGCAGTTTCTCACTGGACAAGCAGTTGCCCGTTGCGGCCGGACTCGGCGGCGGCTCTTCGGATGCGGCGGCTGCGCTGCGCCTGCTGGCACAGGCGAACGGTCTGCCGCTCCAGGATGCGCGCCTGCACGCGGCCGCACAGGCGAGCGGCGCGGACGTGCCGGTGTGCCTTGAGCCCAGGGCGCGCATGATGCGCGGCATCGGAGAAATCCTCTCCGATCCAATGACGCTGCCAGAGCTTGCCGCGGTGCTGGTCAATCCGGGCGTGGCCGTGCCGACGAAGGATGTGTTCGCCGCGCTTGCGGCGCCCGCCCTGATTGGGCCGCCGCAACCCGACGAATTCATCGCCATCGATACCGACGCGGCTTCGCTTATTCCGCTGCTCGCGGGGCGCCGCAACGATCTGCAAGCTCCGGCGATCAGGAAGCAGCCGGTGATCGCGGATGTGTTGCGCGCGCTGGTGGGCGCGCCCAACTGCCTGCTCGCGCGGATGTCCGGCTCGGGGGCGACCTGCTTCGGGCTGTTCGGATCGTCCGGCACCGCCGAGGAGGCGGCGCGCCGGATGCAGGCCGCGCACCCCGCCTGGTGGGTGCGCGCGACGACGCTGCGTTAG
- a CDS encoding polyprenyl synthetase family protein: protein MAVVIPFESQPAPSVDRLVDLVTADMGRVNGAILSRTGSDVTMIPEVANHLINSGGKRLRPMLTLAMARLVGYGGDGHVKLAAAVEFMHTATLLHDDVVDESEMRRGRLAARMLWGNEASVLVGDFLLGQAFKMMVEVGSLRALDILSSAAAVIAEGEVMQLGAAKNTATTEDEYLAVIRAKTAELFAAACEVGPALASRSKDEQAACRSYGMNLGIAFQLVDDALDYGGKSAKLGKNVGDDFRDGKITLPVVLSYRRGSETERTFWRRTLEDGDATDRDLETAVSLMIKHRALEDTVKRARHYGSIAIDALALFPDSAMKAALIEAVEFSIARSS from the coding sequence GTGGCCGTTGTTATCCCGTTCGAAAGCCAGCCTGCGCCGTCGGTCGACCGGCTGGTCGACCTCGTGACCGCCGACATGGGCCGCGTCAACGGCGCGATCCTGTCGCGGACCGGCTCCGACGTGACCATGATTCCGGAAGTCGCCAACCATCTGATCAATTCGGGCGGCAAGCGGCTGCGTCCGATGCTGACCCTGGCGATGGCGCGGCTCGTGGGTTACGGCGGCGATGGCCATGTCAAGCTCGCGGCCGCGGTCGAATTCATGCACACCGCGACGCTGCTGCATGACGACGTCGTCGACGAAAGCGAGATGCGCCGGGGCCGGCTTGCCGCCCGCATGCTGTGGGGCAATGAGGCAAGCGTGCTGGTCGGGGACTTTCTGCTTGGGCAGGCTTTCAAGATGATGGTGGAGGTCGGCTCGCTGCGCGCGCTCGACATCCTCTCATCCGCCGCCGCCGTAATCGCCGAGGGCGAGGTGATGCAGCTCGGCGCCGCCAAGAACACCGCGACCACGGAGGATGAATATCTCGCGGTGATCCGCGCCAAGACCGCCGAGCTGTTCGCCGCGGCCTGTGAGGTCGGGCCCGCGCTGGCCAGCCGCTCGAAGGACGAGCAGGCAGCCTGCCGCTCCTATGGAATGAATCTCGGCATCGCGTTCCAACTCGTCGACGATGCGCTCGATTACGGCGGCAAGTCCGCCAAGCTCGGCAAGAATGTCGGAGACGATTTCCGCGACGGCAAAATCACGCTGCCGGTGGTCCTGTCGTATCGCCGCGGCTCGGAAACCGAACGCACGTTCTGGCGCCGCACGCTCGAGGATGGGGACGCAACCGACCGCGACCTCGAGACGGCCGTATCGCTGATGATCAAGCACCGCGCGCTGGAGGACACCGTGAAGCGCGCACGCCACTACGGTTCGATCGCCATCGATGCGCTCGCACTGTTCCCGGATTCGGCGATGAAGGCCGCCCTGATCGAGGCGGTGGAGTTCTCGATCGCGCGTTCGAGCTAA